TAGCATGATGAAATATATCGCTTCGGAGGGAGTTTCCGGCATAATAGCTATCGTGATAAAGTCGCCCAGATTTCGAAGTGTCATAATGAACACAAGAAAGGGAAAGAAAAAAATGAAAACGATGCTGATCGTCCCGCCCAAGGGACCGAAGAGGCAACGGAGATGCTCTACAAAAGATTTCCCCTGTATTTGCCTAGCGATGGAGGCATATAAAGGTATCAATAACAGATGGAAACCTAAGGAGACTGGAATGGAGAGCCAGGCATCTTGTTTAGCGACAGCGGTAATTGCCGCTGGGAGTACCAGATATGCGCTTCCTATTTGATATAATGCAAACCACATAATAGCTTGTCGAACGGTCAGGTTGGAATTCATCCCAATGCCTCCTTAAGATAATATTTCAGTAAGTAACCGGCTTATCGGTTGAAATAGGATTTGGATGCCCGTCAGTGGAGTCGGCAGTTTAATATTGGCGATCCGTAGGATAATCAATATAACGCCTATAATCAACAATATCGAGCTGAATACAATTTCACGCACATATTGTTTCGCCTTAAATTTTTTAAACTCATACAACGATGTTAAAATGGAAGTTACGAGAATCACATAAAGCATATGCATTCACTCCTGATTGTGTATTCCCATATCAATTGGACTGGTAATGTCTCCGAACCGGACTAAACGATAGTTGAGCTGAATATCCACTTTAAGCGTTTGAAATTTTTGTGGCCAATCCTCTTTCCATCTATGCCATTCACGTGGGAACTTGCGGTGAAAAGCTTCTCCAAACCCGAATATATCGGAACCGATTTGTTGTGCGTGCGAAATGCCTTTCTTCAAAGACTGTTGCAGATGCTCTTTAGCTGATTCTTGAAGATCTCTAAATGTCTCTTCATTCTTAGGGGTGGCATTGCACGAGATCGTTCCGATATTGGATTCTGTATCCACAATAAGAGAAATGTGCGGCTCATGGTCTATTATTTCTGGACGCATCTTTACTTTGGAACGGATTACTTCAACAACAAATTTCCCTTTGGAATTCGGACAATCGATGGAAGCTACGGTGCTGGAAACACGGTTGGATATATATGTAAAGGCTTTACTTTGTGAATCATCCATCCAATTGATAAGTCGGTCGCCCTTGAAAACACCAACTCCAGTAAAAAAATATTTAACATGTTGGGGCGACTTTGTCACATTATCAATAGTTAGACCTTTTTCTACGTTTGTCAGTCGAATACCGGTGAGAACCGGTTCAATGCCATCCTCTGTAAATTTCTCTAAAATATCTTTCACATTGACCGCGGAAGTTGGAGCCCATGCTTTTTCAGAAAGCCTTAATGCCTTATACATATCCATTGCAGGCAAGATCTCGGTTGGAGCTACAAAAGTAACGGCCTCCTTTGCCGAGTTTCCTCTGACAACGGCCAAATAGAAATCAGGTCGAACTTCATGATCACGGAACAGAAAGTCCAGCGGCTCCTTGATTCCTTTTTTTGCCGTTTTCTCATCAAAAATGACAAACTTTAAGTGAGACATATACATTTTTCGGGACGATTCCGTTGTTAATTTTCGAATAGCTTCAAATATGGTATCGGCGCGCTTGGAAAAAACGATCGTTGGCGTCCGTTCCATGGGGGAATTCTGCGACATTTTCGATGGGTCAACCACTTGTAAACTGACTTCATATTGGTCATCAACGGCATCAATGCCCAGAGCCATCACGACGGAAATTGCACTCAGTTCCTTACTGTTCCAGCAACCCGTAAGAAACACCATTAGCCAGATGCACATAAACAGTAATAAAATGGTGGATCGATACGAGTTCATGATGGTTTACTCCTTTAGTTTTTACGATGTTTTTTAGTTCTATATGGAAAACGCAATATGGCGTCCCTCTGCTCCGACGATTTGTAATTGGCAAAGGGGCTCAAATACGGTACACCGAATGAATGAAGCCCATTCAGATGTACAAAGAGCATGAGAATACCAACAGTCAATCCGTACACACCAAACATAGCGGCTATGCCTATGAAAGCGAAACGTAATATCCGGATTGGAATAGCAAAAGTGTACGAGGGAATGACAAAGCTCGAAATGGCAGTTATTGCAACAACAATGACCATAACAGCCGAAACGATGTTTGCTTCTACAGCTGCTTGGCCGATCACTATTGACCCGACAATAGAAACGGCTTGACCGACCGTCCGTGGCATACGAAGACCTGCCTCCCTCAGAATTTCAAAAACCACTTCCATGATCATCGCCTCAATAAATGCTGGAAACGGTACTCCTTCACGTTGCGCGGATAAGCTTAATAACAAAACGGTTGGAATCATATCCTGATGGAATGTCGTTAATGCGACATAAATGGCCGGAGCCAACATACAGATTGCCAGGCAAATGTACCTTAATATTCGAATGATACTACTGTAAACAAAGGATTGATAATAGTCTTCTGCGGATTGAAGGAAATCTGCAAACACCGCAGGTGCAAGGATGGCGAAGGGAGATCCATCCACAAATATCGCTATTTTCCCCTCCATAATTCCTGCTGCAATAGAGTCTGGGCGATCAGAATTATAAAAGAGCGGAAATATCGTGAATTGTTTATCTTCATGGAGACATTCTTCCAAATATTCGCTTTCAAGCACGCCTTCCACATGCATGTTCTTTAACTTGGATATCATGTCCTGCACCTTTTTTGGGTCAGCGATCCCATGTAAATACATGACCGATATATCGGTCTTAGTTTTTTTGCCAACTTTTAGGGTAGTTAGACGTACTCTTGTATCCTTCACCCTTCGACGAACCATAGTCGTATTCGTACGTAAAGTTTCTGTAAACGCTTCTTGCGGACCTCTGACCACTGGCTGTGTCTTCGAGTCCGAAATGCTGCGTTCTTCCCATCCAGGCAAAGAAATGACCAATCCTTCATCCATATCGTTCAGGAGTAGGAGAAGACCACCGGAGAGGATCTGTTCCAAGGCATCTTCAAAGTTTTGAGTAAAGTTTGCTTCACCAATGTCCAAAATTGCGTTTTTCAATAACGGTAAAGTGATCTCGTCAGAGGAGACACGATCATGCAACGGACGGATCACGTTATCCTGTACCTTTTGCATGTCAGTCATGCCGTCCAAATAAAAAAGAGCAGCGTGTTTATGGCCAGTCGTGATCTCACGAACAACAAAATCCGAACTGTTTCCCATGAAGTCACAAATGAGATCAATATTCTGGCATAATTGTCTTGAAAATTTGGTATGTAACTTCATTTTCACCCTCCTCAGATACGTAGTATTAACAATAATCCAAAATAATACCACAATAATCCATAATTGCGTTGTTGTCGGTAAGGTCAATGACATCTTCAACGGTGGAGGATAAAGGCTATTCTCTTTCTTTGAAGGCTTGGTATGATGAGGAAAAGCAAAAATGATGGGAGAACGTGACTACGAAGGATACAATACCTGCAATAACATACTATATGCTATTTATCTTAAGATGTAATATTTCATGAGAATACGCTAAAAGGAGTTTTCCTTATGAATATTACATCAGTTTTAATTTATTGTTTTATTGCTACCTTCACACCAGGCCCTACCAATATCGTCATATTATCCACAGTGCATCATTTTGGAGCAAAAAAGGCAATGAAATATACGTTTGGAGCATTTGAGTATATGTCACATCTAAAGTGAGGAGGAGGGAGTATGTTTAAATAGGCTACAGATGACTATCCTTTTTTGGAATAGTTTACTTGTGTAGTATAATACTTTTGAAGGATATTCTTTTCTATCAATTCATTTAAACATCCAAATAGAGAGGTATTTGATCATGCTATTTATTACAAAAAAAACGATCAATAAGCTAGCAGAACCTTATAGAGAATCTGACATGCTTGTCTGCTATTCAACTCCACAGAGCTTTTCGGCTTATACAAGTCGAGCCATATTACTCTTAAATAATGATAGGATTATTATCCTTTTCCTCAATCTATTTTCCACAA
The Paenibacillus peoriae DNA segment above includes these coding regions:
- a CDS encoding Ger(x)C family spore germination protein yields the protein MNSYRSTILLLFMCIWLMVFLTGCWNSKELSAISVVMALGIDAVDDQYEVSLQVVDPSKMSQNSPMERTPTIVFSKRADTIFEAIRKLTTESSRKMYMSHLKFVIFDEKTAKKGIKEPLDFLFRDHEVRPDFYLAVVRGNSAKEAVTFVAPTEILPAMDMYKALRLSEKAWAPTSAVNVKDILEKFTEDGIEPVLTGIRLTNVEKGLTIDNVTKSPQHVKYFFTGVGVFKGDRLINWMDDSQSKAFTYISNRVSSTVASIDCPNSKGKFVVEVIRSKVKMRPEIIDHEPHISLIVDTESNIGTISCNATPKNEETFRDLQESAKEHLQQSLKKGISHAQQIGSDIFGFGEAFHRKFPREWHRWKEDWPQKFQTLKVDIQLNYRLVRFGDITSPIDMGIHNQE
- a CDS encoding spore germination protein; its protein translation is MKLHTKFSRQLCQNIDLICDFMGNSSDFVVREITTGHKHAALFYLDGMTDMQKVQDNVIRPLHDRVSSDEITLPLLKNAILDIGEANFTQNFEDALEQILSGGLLLLLNDMDEGLVISLPGWEERSISDSKTQPVVRGPQEAFTETLRTNTTMVRRRVKDTRVRLTTLKVGKKTKTDISVMYLHGIADPKKVQDMISKLKNMHVEGVLESEYLEECLHEDKQFTIFPLFYNSDRPDSIAAGIMEGKIAIFVDGSPFAILAPAVFADFLQSAEDYYQSFVYSSIIRILRYICLAICMLAPAIYVALTTFHQDMIPTVLLLSLSAQREGVPFPAFIEAMIMEVVFEILREAGLRMPRTVGQAVSIVGSIVIGQAAVEANIVSAVMVIVVAITAISSFVIPSYTFAIPIRILRFAFIGIAAMFGVYGLTVGILMLFVHLNGLHSFGVPYLSPFANYKSSEQRDAILRFPYRTKKHRKN